From a region of the Panicum virgatum strain AP13 chromosome 2K, P.virgatum_v5, whole genome shotgun sequence genome:
- the LOC120695376 gene encoding uncharacterized protein LOC120695376 codes for MERIKKMDQKGVPDSQQGRGSMGRRGSSVPPGEVDATSRFEQKSILVLPTVWSGASTSTMPLNARTRSDEMKFQDIWFDARVESCATASCSTGHLGVFDLNIPCASVPTTEVGSGVSELQQNKTNAAQTDEKIRFEVAFGSHDCGSSTKDSASTRFPQGRCRADNDTYVLRKLQFKHADGGYDCSYLGHISSPPNQINSIASLASVCVGLGSGFVAPNDTGTNERMHVSDAIDLDVDTPAEHRSGTHTFDLNIIPEGNHLAVCCIANDTTDDNNTVSSTIVPAMRSKQVPWKKRNTKFEGAEYRDPVPGKQSALQQALMKFADRRNGYVINPTVGTEFDNCDEGYEYYNLYSWECGFGIRWGKKRWSEKKCKNDQNRTKRYQLGQEFYCSCRGNADPNVKTSSSKTNCKAMLRLYRTSNDGWIVGEHISEHNHPLSETCGEKKHWPSHHHLDKYTKDLIRMLRENNIGITKLYTILGNFLGRCKMCLQ; via the exons ATGGAGAGGATCAAAAAGATGGATCAGAAAGGTGTGCCAGATTCACAGCAAGGAAGGGGATCGATGGGGAGGCGTGGTTCGTCGGTACCACCTGGAGAGGTCGATGCGACTTCCCGGTTTGAGCAGAAGAGCATATTGGTGCTGCCGACCGTCTGGAGCGGGGCGAGCACTTCGACCATGCCGTTAAATGCCAG AACCCGCAGCGATGAGATGAAATTTCAGGATATTTGGTTCGATGCTAGGGTCGAATCATGTGCAACAGCTAGCTGCAGCACGGGACATTTAGGGGTGTTCGATTTGAACATCCCGTGTGCAAG TGTACCAACGACCGAAGTGGGTAGTGGGGTCAGCGAACTTCAGCAAAACAAAACTAATGCTGCGCAAACAGACGAAAAAATAAG ATttgaggttgcatttgggagCCATGACTGTGGTTCCAGTACCAAGGACAGTGCAAG CACTAGGTTTCCCCAAGGACGCTGTAGAGCAGACAATGACACATATGTACTGAGGAAGCTGCAGTTTAAACATGCTGATGGTGGTTATGATTGTAGTTATCTGGGGCACATAAGTAGTCCTCCTAATCAGATAAACAGCATTGCTTCTCTTGCATCAGTCTGCGTGGGGCTTGGGAGCGGTTTTGTCGCTCCAAATGATACTGGCACAAATGAAAG GATGCATGTATCTGATGCTATTGACTTGGATGTTGACACCCCTGCAGAACACCG GTCTGGTACGCATACATTTGACTTGAACATTATTCCTGAAGGAAATCATTTAGCTGTTTGCTGCATAGCAAATGATACAACTGATGATAACAACACGGTGTCGTCGACAATTGTTCCAGCTATGCGAAGTAAGCAAGTGCCATGGAAGAAACG GAATACCAAATTTGAAGGAGCAGAGTACAGGGATCCTGTCCCAGGGAAGCAAAGTGCTCTGCAGCAAGCTCTCATGAAATTTGCAGACCGTCGGAATGGGTACGTGATCAACCCAACAGTTGGCACTGAGTTTGATAATTGTGATGAAGGTTATGAGTACTACAACCTGTACTCATGGGAGTGTGGGTTCGGAATACGTTGGGGGAAGAAGAGGTGGTCCGAGAAGAAGTGCAAAAATGATCAGAACAGAACAAAAAGATATCAGTTGGGCCAGGAGTTTTATTGTAGTTGCCGT GGGAATGCAGACCCAAATGTGAAGACAAGCTCGTCAAAAACAAACTGTAAAGCAATGTTGCGTCTGTATCGGACATCAAATGATGGTTGGATTGTGGGAGAGCATATTTCCGAGCATAATCATCCATTATCTGAAACCTGTGGTGAGAAGAAGCACTGGCCTTCACATCATCATCTAGACAAATACACAAAAGATTTGATCCGTATGTTGAGGGAGAACAACATAGGTATAACAAAGCTATATACTATCCTTGGAAATTTTTTGGGTCGATGCAAAATGTGCCTGCAATGA
- the LOC120680769 gene encoding STOREKEEPER protein-like, with translation MAPKRPASPAAPPSGSASEASDAEADAPLHHPSSPSPSKTPPPPNPNPKSPAAAPALVAEDSAAAGSDSGAAYDSDAGHRPALRKAGAVASPSPSRKPRSPRPRSPSRSRSRSRSPDAASESDGAASDAEPAAGDGADSADDGNASPLPPPRGSRGEAAAIKPLSSRPMDPPRRPTVPSFTEPRPKRPRSVAVPSSEEQLKRPSRLWSLADELVILRGLAAYRARRGVLPGSMHDIAKLQGQIQSELSVQVSPTQVSDKVRRLKQKYNLFASRAKNGRDPDFPTSHDRSVFELGKRVWGPTTSAAGGNAAGDGYEIVGVGGGGGESEEEREIGECDEDVESEGDERARKNRRLKPIAMANGNATGFGAVNNNSRGGFDFEKGKDAYPYLWETVEDLSKEHPNGVAFKKAFELIEGPKARGMEEKLRKFRLTEIRHQLRRMELMKETVKMVLDALEG, from the coding sequence atggCACCGAAGCGCCCGgcctcgcccgccgcgccgccgtcgggttCCGCGTCCGAGGCCTCCGACGCGGAGGCGGACGCGCCCCTGCACCACCCGTCCTCCCCGTCGCCGTccaagacgccgccgccgcccaaccctaaccctaagtcgcccgccgccgcgcccgccttgGTGGCGGAGGACTCCGCCGCGGCCGGATCCGACTCCGGGGCCGCCTACGACTccgacgccggccaccgccccgcGCTCCGGAAGGCGGGCGCcgtggcgtcgccgtcgccgtcgcgcaaGCCCAGGAGCCCCAGGCCGCGCTCGCCCtcgcgctcccgctcccgctcccgctccccggACGCCGCCTCCGAGTCCGACGGTGCGGCCTCCGACGCcgaacccgccgccggcgacggcgccgactCCGCCGACGACGGCAACGCCTCGCCGCTCCCGCCCCCGCGCGGGTCCCgcggggaggccgccgccatcAAGCCCCTCAGCTCGCGCCCCATggacccgccgcgccgccccacgGTCCCCTCCTTCACGGAGCCGCGCCCCAAGCGCCCCCGCAGCGTCGCCGTCCCGTCCTCCGAGGAGCAGCTCAAGAGGCCGTCGAGGCTCTGGAGCCTCGCCGACGAGCTCGTCATCCTGCGCGGCCTGGCGGCGTACCGGGCCAGGCGTGGCGTTCTCCCCGGCTCCATGCATGACATTGCTAAGCTCCAAGGCCAAATCCAGAGCGAGCTTAGCGTTCAGGTGTCCCCCACGCAGGTCAGTGACAAGGTACGGCGTCTCAAGCAGAAGTACAACCTATTTGCATCCCGTGCCAAGAACGGGCGGGACCCAGACTTTCCCACCTCGCATGACCGCAGTGTCTTTGAGCTTGGCAAGAGGGTTTGGGGGCCAACTACTAGTGCTGCTGGAGGAAATGCTGCTGGTGATGGATATGAGATTGTTggtgttggtggtggtggtggtgagagTGAAGAGGAACGTGAGATTGGAGAGTGCGATGAGGATGTGGAGAGTGAAGGGGATGAACGTGCCCGCAAGAACAGGAGGTTGAAGCCAATCGCTATGGCAAATGGAAACGCAACTGGGTTTGGGGCTGTGAATAACAATAGCAGGGGGGGATTTGATTTTGAGAAGGGGAAGGATGCATATCCATACCTTTGGGAAACCGTTGAGGATCTGTCGAAGGAGCACCCGAATGGGGTGGCATTCAAGAAGGCCTTTGAGTTGATTGAAGGCCCCAAAGCTCGTGGGATGGAGGAAAAGCTGCGGAAGTTCAGGTTGACAGAGATCAGACACCAGCTGCGTAGGATGGAACTGATGAAGGAGACAGTGAAGATGGTGCTTGATGCGCTTGAGGGTTGA